GCGCACCTGACGGCCGGAGCGCTGTTCGGGACCGTCTGGAACGTTCAGGCCGGGCGGCCGCCCGGCGCGGAGATCGCGGACTACGACCTGTTCTACTGGGACGACGACCTGTCCTACGAAGCCGAGGACGCCGTGATCCGCCGCGCACAGCTGCTGTTCGCGGACCTGCCGGGCCCCGTCGAGGTCCGCAATCAGGCGCGCGTGCACCTGTGGTTCCGGCAGAAGACCGGCCTCGACCGGCCCGCGTTGCGGTCGGCGCGGGACGGCATCGATCAGTTCCTCGTGGCGGGCACGGCCCTGGGAATCGACGCGCGCGGCGAGGTGTACGCCCCTTTCGGCCTGCATGACCTCGCGGCGGGGGTCCTGCGCCCCAACCCACGCAACCATACGCCCGGCCTGTACCAGGCCAAGGTGGACTCCTACCGGCGCCGCTGGCCGTGGCTGACCGACACCGGCTTCGCGTCCTCACCCTGAGAGGCTCGTGCGTGGTACACTGTCAGGGTTGCCCGCTACGCACATGCACCGGAGACCGGGGCGCAGACGTGGCGGAGGAGGCACCCATGAAGAAAGACATCCACCCCAAAGTCGTTCCCACCAAGATCATCTACCAGGGCAAAGTCGTGATGGAAACCCTGAGCACCAAGCCCGAGATCCACGTGGACGTCTGGAGCGGCGTGCACCCCTTCTGGACCGGCGAGGAGCGCTTCGTCGACACCGAAGGCCGCGTCGACAAGTTCAACAAGCGCTTCGGCGACAGCTACCGCAACAAGAAGAAGTAAGCGCCCCGCGCCTGCGCCGCCCCCACCCACCAGGGTCGGGGCGGTTCTTCTATCCCTTCTGGACGGAACGACTTCTGAAGCGGCGCCCGCACGGCCCGGCAGGTTCACGCCCGATCTGCGATACTCGCGGGCGTGCTGAAATCCCCCTACCACGGCGGTCACCTGGAAGTCATCGTCGGCCCGATGTTCAGCGGGAAAAGCGAGGAACTCATCCGCCGCGTGACCCGCGCCGTGATTGCCCGGCAGCGCGTGTTCGTGTTCAAACCCGCCCTGGATGACCGCTACCACGAGTCCGCCGTCGCCAGTCACGCCGGACGGACCGTGCACGCCGTCGCAGTGCGCGGCGCGGCCGACATCCGCGCGCACCTGAGCGGCGAGGGCACCCTGCTGCACGCCCAGGGTGACACGTTGCCCGACGTGGTCGGCATCGACGAGGTGCAGTTCCTCGACGAGGCGATCATCCCCCTGGCGCTGGACCTCGCGGACGCCGGGGTGCGCGTGATCCTCGCCGGGCTGGACCAGGACTTCCGCGCCGAACCGTTCGGGTTCATGCCCGAACTGCTGGCCCGCGCCGAGAGCGTCGAGAAACTCACCGCGATCTGCACGGTGTGCGGCGCGCCCGCCACCCGCTCGCAGCGCCTGATCGGCGGTCAACCGGCCCGCTTCGACGATCCGGTCGTGCTCGTCGGCGCCGAGGAGAGCTACGAGGCGCGCTGCCGCGTGCATCACGTCCTGCGGAACTGACCACTCGGGCGCCCGGGTCCACCAGCGGCAGCCCGGAGGCCAGCCGCTCGTCTGATCAGGCCTGGTCAGATCTGGACGCGCGTCCCGTACCTCAGCCGCTACACTGCACCTGACGCGCTCACGTTCGCCTGGCCGACCGTTCAGGCTCCATCAGGGGTTGATTCTTGACTCAGTCATCCACGTCCACGTCCATGGCCGATCCGCCACCCTGGGTGCTGCGGCAACACCGCATGTTCACCTGGCTCGTGTGGCTGGGCGCGCTGGCGTGCGCCGCCGCCCTCGGCTCCCAGTACCCCAGACTGGATCCGCTCGACGTCTGGGCCCTGCCGGCCCTGGTCCTGACGCTGCTGGTGCTGCGCGTGATGCTCGGTCAGGCCACCGTGAGCATCGGCACGGCCGTCCACGTGACCTTCATCAGCACCGCCACCTACGTGCTGCTGGCCCTGAACCACCAGTTCAGCGTGCTGACCGTGCAGTCCATGGCGCTCATGGAAAACACCTACTGGTTCGCCGTGATCTACGTGGCCGCCTTCTTGGTGTACGAACCCCGCAAGGCCGTGGGCGCCGCCGGCGTGATCCTGGGGCTGGCCACGTTCATCTGCGTGCTGAACATGCTGCTGGTCGTGCCGCCCGCCGCCCGCCTGCAACTGCTCGGGCCGTGCGCGCAGTTCCTGCTCGTCGGGGCGGTCCTGACCCTGATCCAGGCGACGCTGGGCGTGCAGCGCACCCAGTTTCAGGCTGCTCGCGCCGCCGCGCTGACCGACCCCCTGACCGGACTGGCCAACCGCCGGGCCGCCGAGGAACGCCTGACCCGCCTGACCCAGAACGCCGAGACGTACACGCTGATCCTGTTCGACCTGGACCACTTCAAACGCGTGAACGACATGCACGGGCACGCCATGGGCGACCTGGTGCTGCGCGGCGTCGCGGATGTCGCCCGCCGACACCTGCCGGAGGGCAGCCTGATGGCCCGCTGGGGCGGCGAGGAATTTCTGCTGATCCTGCCCGAACAGCGGGACAAGCACCTGCGCCCCATGCTCGACCGCCTGCGCGCCGATCTGCGCCACCACCGCTACGGCACCGTGAACGGCGTGACCGCCTGCTTCGGCGTGGCGACCGCCAGCCCGGCCGAGGACCCCACGGCGGTCGTGGAACGCGCCGATCTGGCCATGTACCGCGTGAAGCAGCAGGGCCGCAACGACGTGCACCTCGCCGACCTGCGCCGCACGCACGTCAGCTGACCAGGAGCGGGTGTCGCGGCTCCGCGTCCGTCAGCTGGAACTGGAGGCGGGGCCCGGCCGGGCGCGGCGGCCACGGCGCTGCTCGGGATCCTGCGGGGCCGGGTCGCTGAGGGCCCGGCCCAGCTGACGGGTCAGGGCGCTCAGGTGCGCCAGATCCTCGGGGCTCATGGAACTGAACACCGCCCGGATGCCCTGCACGTGCCCGGGCAGCACCTGTTCGATCAGGGTGCGGCCCATGTCGGTCAGGGAGACCCGCATGACGCGGCGGTCCAGTTCATCCCGGTCGCGGCGGACCAGTCCGTCCCGTTCCAGATTGTCGATGACCATGGTCAGGTTCCCGCTGGAGCGCAGGATCTTGTCGGCCAGCTGCCGCTGACTCAGCGCCCCCAGGTGATAGATGGCTTCAAGCACGCCGAACTGGCTGATGGTGAGGTTGTAGTCGGAAAGATGACGGTTGGCGTTCACCTCGACCGCGTGCGCGGCGCGCCACAACTTCACGTAGGCGTCCAGCGCAGCCCGGTCTTCCGGTGAACCAGCGTAACGATTCGGCATTCCCTTCATGGTCGGGGCGCGCCCGCATGAAGTCAAGCTGATCGGCCGGTCAGAGGCGACCGTACCTGACGCCTCCCCGGCCGGAAGCGATCAGGTCGGCTCCGATGCCCCGACCCGAGCGCCCGGTCGCCTTCCGGCCCGGCCACCTGAAGCGTCGGCCGTCAGCCCTGCTGCGCGCGGTACTCCTCGGTGGCCAGCCGGACGCAGGTCGCGACGGCGCGCATCGCCTCGTAGACTTCCTCGACCGGGGGGCGCGTCGGCGCGAGGCGGATGTTGCGGTCATGTGGGTCCCGCCCGCCGGGGTACGTGGCGCCCGCCGGGGTGAGACTCACGCCCGCCTCGTCCGCCAGCTGCACCACGCGCGACGCGACCGGCGCGGTCGTGTCCAGGCTGATGAAGTACCCACCGCGGGGGCTACCCCAGGTGGCGAACTCGCCGCCGTCCCCCAGTTCCGCGCGCAGCACCTCGTCCACCGCGCGGAATTTCGGGGCGATCAGCGCCGCGTGATCGTTCATCAGGCCCTCCAGACCGCCGGGGTACGCCTGGAGGAATTTGACGTGGCGGGCCTGCTCGACCTTGTTCGGGCCGATGCTCTGCGCGTTCAGGAACTTCGACAGCCACTTGACGTTGTCCTCGCTGCTGCCCACGAAGCCCAGCCCGGCGCCCGCGAACGTGATCTTGCTGGTGCTGGCGAACACGAACGTCCGGTCCGGGTACCCGGCGTCCCGCGACAGCGTCACGAGGTTCACCGGCGTGTCCTGCCCCGCCGGGTCGGGGGAGAGGTGGTGGGCGCGGTACGCGTCGTCCGCGAAGATCGTGAAGTCCGGCGCGGCCGCCTTCACCCCGGCCAGACGGCGGGCCTTCTCGGCGCTGATGGTCTCTCCGCCGGGGTTCGAGTACGTGGGCACAAACAGAACGCCCTTCACGCTCGCGTCCGCCGCCAGTCGCTCAATGGCCTCAACGTCCGGCCCGTCGGGCTGCATGTCCACGGTCAGCAGTTCGAAGCCCAGCGTCTGCAGCAGCAGGAAGTGCCGGTCGTAGCCGGGCGTCGTGACGATCATCTTCGGTTTCTGCCCCGCCCAGGGCTGCCCGCCGCGCGGGCCGTGCAGCAGCGCGAACGTCAGGACGTACCCCTGGAGTTCCAGGCTGGCGTTGTTCCACACGATCACGTTCTCGGGCTTCAGGTCCAGGTACGCGCCGAACATCGCCCGCGCGGACGGCAGGCCCGCCACACCGCCGGGGTAGTTGCGCAGGTCCAGGCCGTCCATGTGCGTATCGTGCTCGCCCAGCACGGTCAGCAGGCCGTTACTCAGGTCGAAGTCCGCGTCGGCGGGCTGGCCGCGCTGCATGTTCAGTTTCAGACCCTTCGCTTTCACCGCGTCGTACGCCGCGCGCGCCTGCGCCAGGGCCTCACTCTGCACGTCACTCGTCATGCGCCCAGCGTACCCGCCCCCAGCAGGGCAGGGCAGGGACGTGTCTACCCCTGAAGCGCACCGGAAGCGCGAGGGCCGGGGGTGTTACACTGCTCGCGCTGCGCCCGCCGGGTCAGCTTTTCCCTCACGCCCGCCCCTTTCCGATCCCACCCTTTTCCCGCCCAGCTTCCACCACAACAGGAGAATCCACATGCAATACGTCGTTCACCGCCCCCGCGTCGGGGTGTTCATTGACACGCAGAACCTCTACCACTCGGCCCGCGACCTGATGGAACGCACCGTGAACTTCGAGACGATCCTGAAGACCGCCACCGAGGGTCGCGAACTCGTGCACGCCATCAGTTACACCGTGGAACGCGAGAACGAGGCCACCGCCCGCCCGTTCATCTACAAGCTGTCCACGCTGGGCTTCAAGGTGCGGCGCATGAACCTCACGCTGCATCACGTCACGGACGGCGGCAAGGCCATCTACGAGGGGAACTGGGACATGGGCATCGTGGCCGACATAGTGCGCCTGATGGACCACCTCGACATCGTGGTGCTCGGCAGCGGCGACGGAGACTTCACCGACATCGTGGAGGTGCTGCAGGAGCGCGGCAAGCGCGTGGAGGTCATCGCGTTCCGGGAGCACACCGCGCAGAAACTCGTGGATGCCGCCGACCGCTTCACGCACCTGCCCGACATCGACGGCGGCCTGATGCCCGCCCGCCAGACCCGCGCCGCCACGCCCAAAACCGAGGAGTAAACCCCGATGACCGACGCCACGCCGCACGCCGGGGCGGACGCCGTCCTGCACCGCCTGAACTTCCACCTGCCCGAGGACCGCGTCGCGCAGACCGGCGCGGAACCCCGCGACGCCTCCCGCCTGATGATCGTGGGCGACGAGATTCAGCACCGGGTGTTCCGCGACCTGCCGGACGACCTGCGCGCGGGTGACCTGCTGGTGTTCAACCAGAGCAAGGTCATCCCCGCGCGCGTCATGGCCCGCAAACCCGTGGACGCCCACGGGCACGGCGGCGGCAGCGTGGAGGTCATGCTGCTGCGCGCCGAGGAACGCCCCGAACTGGGCCGACACGTCTGGAGCGCGTACCTGAAACCCGCCCGCCGCGCCGGGAACGAACTGTGGCTGGGCGGCCTGGAACACGAGGGCGGGCACCGCGCCCAGGTCGTCGGGGAACTGGAGGACGGCGCGCGCCTGCTGCGCTTCGACCACGACATCCTGCCGCACCTGGACGACATCGGCCGCCTGCCCCTCCCGCCGTACATCGACGCGGGCGACAGTGACGAGACGTGGCGCGACCGCTACCAGACCGTGTACGCCCGCGAGCCCGGCAGCGTCGCCGCGCCCACCGCCGGACTGCACTTCACGCCCGAACTCCTGGCCCGGCTGGCCGGACTGGGCGTGCAGACCGCGCACGTCACCCTGCACGTCGGCGCCGGCACCTTCCGGCCCATCAGTGGCAGCGTCGCCGACCACGTCATGCACGCCGAACGCTGGCACGTCACCCCCGAGACCGCGCAGGCCATCAACGCCGCCCGCGCCGAGGGCCGCCGCGTCATTGCGGTCGGCACCACTACCGTCCGCACGCTGGAAAGCGCCTGGGACGGCACGCAGGTCCAGCCCGGCGAGGGCGACACGCAGATCTTCATCACGCCCGGCCGTCCCGTCAACGTCCCGGACCTGCTGATCACGAACCTGCACCTGCCGGGCAGCACCCTCCTCCTGCTGGTCGCCGCGTTCGCCGGGGAGGACCGCATCCGCGCCGCGTACGACGCCGCCCTGAACGGCGACTACCGCTTCTACTCGCTGGGCGACGCGATGCTCCTGACCAACGTGCGCGGCGCGCGATCCGAGGTCACTGGGGAGTAGGGAGTGGGAACACATGAAGGTGGGCGCGTCACGGCGACGCGCCCACCTTCCTTTTCCACTGCCTACTGCCCACTCCCCACTTCCCGCGTCAGCGTGATCGTTGCCGCCTCGCGCTGGAAGCCCAGGCGTTCGTTGATGGCGAGCATGGGGCGGTTGATGACGTGGTTCCCGGTGCGGGAGTGCGTGAAGCCCCGTGTCAGGGCGGCGCGGGCGGCGGCGAGTTTCAGGGCGAGGCCCAGGCCGTGTCCGCGCCACCCGGCGCGGACGCCGGTCAGGCCGTTGTGGACGAAGCCGGGGCGCGTGGCGATGGGTTGCGACAGCTGACTGGTCCCCACCCACGTGCCGTCCGGCGCGAGGGCGATCATGATGCCGCTCGTGTCGGGCAGCAGGGTGGGCATGCGCTCCAGCCACACCTCGAACGGCCAGACCTGCACGGGGCGGGCGCTGGGCACGTCGGTCAGCAGCGCGTGGATCAGCTCGTAGTGTTCGCGCTGGTGCGCTTCCCAGCCGCCCAGGTCGCTCAGGGGGACGATCCGCACGCCGCTCGCGCGGGCGCGGGCCTCGTCGGCGGCGAACGCGCCGAAGTCCAAGCTGCGCAGGTCGAGGGTGCTGAGCCACATGCGGTCCGCCTCCTGCCAGCCGCGCGCCCGCAGGAAGTCATGCTCCCACCAGTCCTCGCGGACGCGGGTCACGGCGGTCGTCGCGCCCGCTGCGCGCAGCACACCCAGCCCAGCGTCCAGCAGCGCGTCGGCCAGAGGTCCCCCCGCCTCCTGCGGGTGGAGGGTCAGGGTCAGGTCTAGCCAGCCGTCGTGCGCGTCCATGCGCGGCACGCCCGTCGTCACGGCCCCCCTCGCCTCGCCGTGTTCGAACGCGGCCTGCTGGGTGTGGTGCTCATCCGGGCGGCGCGTGGCAGCCAGGCGGGTCAGGTCGTCCACGCTGACGGGGCTGTCCGGGTGGGCCAGGGAACGCAGCGCGGCCAGATCGGCGTCCGCGATGGGGGTCAGGTGGGGGAGGGTCGCGTCCATGCACGATTACAGCACGGGGTTTCCACCCGCCGGGCACGTCAAATGGCTTACGGTGCGCTCAGCCGCCCTGTCTATACTCCGGGGTGATGACTGCAACCCAACCCGAGGCGACCGGCGTCAGCAACCCCCTGCTGAACGTCGGGTTCCGCATTCCCTTCGACCGTATCCGCCCCGAGCACGCCGAGGGTGCCGTGGACACCCTGCTGGCGCAGACGCAGGCGAAACTCGAGGCGCTGGCCAGCAGCGGCGAGCGGAATTTTGCGAACTTTATGGCGGACCTGGACACGCTGACCGAACAGCTGGATACCGTGAACACCATCGTGCACCACCTCGACGGCGTGATCAGCAGCCCCGAATGGCACGCCGCGAAGATGGCGATCCTGCCCAAGGCCAGCGAGTTCTACACGAAACTCAGCCTGCACCCCGGCCTGTGGGCGGCGCTGAAGGCGTTCGCCGAGACGCCCGAGGCCGCCGCGCTCGACCCGGTGCGCGCCCGGCACCTGAAACTCACCATCGACGGGTTCCGCCGCGAGGGCGCCGACCTGGAAGGGGCGGACAAGGAACGCCTGCTGGCGCTGAACACCCGCCTCGCCGAGGTGACCAGCGAGTTCAGCAAGAACGTCCTCGACGAGATCGCCGCGTTCGAGATGTACGTCCCCACCGAACGCCTGGCGGGCGTGCCGCAGCGCGTGCAGGACGCCACCCGCCGCGACGCGGAGGCCAAGGGGAAAGACGGCCACCGCCTGACCCTGCACGCCCCGGTGCTGCTCCCGGTCCTCACGTACGCCGAGGACCGCGAGGTGCGCCGCGACCTGTGGCTCGCCAACAGCCGCACCGGACAGCAGGAGGGCCGCGACAACCGCCCCCTGATCCGCGAGATCCTCAAGCTCCGCCGCGAGAAGGCTCAGCTGCTCGGATTCAAGGACTTCGCGGACTACGTCCTGCAGGACCGCATGGCGGGCAGCGGCGCGCGCGCCCTGGCCTTCGAACGCGACCTGGACGCCCGCACCCGCCCCGCCTACGAACGCGAGAACGAGGAACTCCGCGCCTTCCACCGCGAGCAGGTCGGCGCCGACGCACCTGAACTGGAAGCCTGGGACGTCACGTACTGGGCCGAGAAGCAGCGGCAGGTCAAGTACGACTTCGACGAGGAAGCCCTGCGCCCCTACTTCCCCATGGACGGCGTCCTGGCGGGCCTGTTCGAGATCACCCGTCACGTGTTCGGCATCACCGTCGCCGAGAGCGAGGCCCCCGGCTGGCACCCCGAAGTGCGCTACTACACCATCCACGACGAGACGGGCACGCACATCGCGAGCTTCTACACCGACTGGTTCCCCCGCGACAGCAAACGCGGCGGCGCCTGGATGAACGCCTTCATCACCGGCGGCCCCCGCGAGCACGGCGTCGAACCGCACCTGGGCCTGATGTGCGGCAACATGACCCCCCCCGACGGCGACACGCCCGCCCTGCTGTCCATCCGTGAAGTCGAGACCGTCTTCCACGAGTTCGGGCACCTGCTGCACCACGCCCTGAGCCGCGTCGAGGTGCGCAGCCTGAGCGGCACCAGCGTCCCGTGGGACTTCGTGGAACTCCCCAGCCAGATCATGGAGAACTGGGTCATGGAACGCGGCGCGCTCGACCTGTTCGCCCGCCACTACCAGACCGGCGAGACCATCCCCCAGGACCTGTTTGACCGCATGGTCGCCGCGCGCAACTACCGCGCCGCGAACGCCGCCATGCGCCAGTACTCCTTCGGTCTGACCGACCTGAGCCTGCACGTCGAATTCGACCCGGACAGCGACACCGACCATGTCGCCTACGCCCGCGACCTCATGGCGACCTTCCAGCCCACCCCGCTGCCCGACCACTACGCGCAGATCGCCGCGTTCAACCACCTGTTCAGCAGCCCCGTCGGCTACGGCGCCGGGTACTACAGCTACAAGTGGGCCGAGGTCCTCGACGCCGACGCGTTCAGCCGCTTCGCGCAGGAAGGCATCTTCAACCGCGACACGGGCCGCGCCTTCGTGGACAGCGTCCTGAGCCGCGGCAACAGCGCCGACCCCGCCGAGCTGTACCGCGAGTTCATGGGCCGCGATCCCGACGCGGACGCTCTGCTGCGCCGCAGCGGACTCCTCTAACCACACCGCCTCCTTCCGGGGTCTAGGCACACGAGGCCTGGACCTCATCCTTTTTGCGGTTGACCCCGTGCGGGGACATGAGAGGGAATGCCGATTTTCCCATCTCCTTCATCTGCCATTCAGGTTAAGATCGGTTCACGATGCTCATGCAGACCGCCCAGCGCACGCTGGGAGCCCTGGCGGCCCTTGTGGCCCTCGGACTCCCCGCCACGGCCCAGTCCACCGCCGAGCAGCAGCTGATCAAACAGCTGAACCAGGTGCGCGCCCAGGGCGTCACCTGCCCCGGCAGCGGCACCCGACCCGTCGCCGGCGGTCTCACGTTCACCCCGGCCCTCTCCGCCGCCGCGCGCATGCAGGCCGGGTACATGAGCGCCACCGGCCGCATCACCCACACCGGCGCGAACGGTAGCACCCCCCGCGTCCGCGCCGCCAGCACCGGCGTGAACGCCGTCAGCGTCACCGAGATCGTCTTCATGGGCGGCAGCCAGAACCCGGAAAGCGCGATCCGCTGGTGGCTGCAAAGCCCCGTGCACTGCTTCTGGATGAACGAACGCCGCTACACCCACGTCGGCGCCGCCGTCGTCCAGGGCTCCCGCGGCACCGCCTACGTCATGGTCCTCAGCAGCCAACCCCGGTAAGGGTTGAAAGGTGATGGAGGACGGTTGATGGAACCGTCCTCCATTTTCTTGCTCTGAGATATCCCCGTTCTGCCGTTACCGGGCAGTCCAGCCCAGGTCCAGGTCCAGCACCGCGCCCGTCATGCCCCACGCCGCCGGGCTGACCACGTAACTCGCCAGCGCCGCGACGTCCTCCGGGTCCAGGAGGCGCTTGATCGCGGCGGGTTCCAGCATCACCTTCTGCTCGACCTCCTGCACCGTCAGGCCGCGCGTGCGGGCCTGATCCGCAATCTGCCCCTCGACCAGCGGCGTCCGCACGTACCCCGGACAGATGGCGTTCACGGTCAGGCCCTGCTCACCGGCCTCCAGCGCCGCCGTGCGCGTCAGGCCGATCAGACCGTGCTTCGCGCTGATGTACGCACTCTTGAACGGACTCGCCACGTGCCCGTGAATGCTCGCCACGTTCACGATCCGCCCCTGCCCGGAACGCGTCAGGTGCGGCCACGCGTACTTGCTCAGCAGGAACGGCGCCGTGAGCATCACGTGCAGCATCGCGTCCCAGGTGTCCTCCGGGAACTCCGCGATCGGATCGATGTGCTGGAAGCCCGCGTTGTTCACCAGCACGTCCAGCCCACCCAGCGCCGCCACCGCCTCATCCACCGCGCGGCGGCAGTCCTCGCGGCGCGACAGATCCGCCCCCACGAACGCCAGCCCATGCGCCCGCGCCACCTCCCGCGCCTGAGGGCGATCCAGGTCCAGCACCGCCACCCGCAACCCATCCTGCGCGAGGCGCTGAGCGATCGCCAGCCCGATGCCACTCGTGCCGCCCGTGACCAGCGCGGCCCGGCCCTGCTTGTGCGTGTCCTGCGTCATGCGCGGAGTGTAGGCCGCAGGCGTCACGCAGCGGTTACGCCCGACAGAGTTCGCGTCAGGCTCGCGCGCCGGACAGCGCCTGCCACAGCGCCTGCGTCTCCGGCAGGGGCCGTAGCCCCAGGTCCGCCAGGGCCGACGACAGCGCCGCGTACACCCGACCCGCCGCCGCGCCACGCCCCAGCGCGTGCTGAGCGCGCATCAGCGCCCGCGCCGCCGGTTCATGCGCCGGGTCGAGGCTCAGGGCGCGCCCGGCCGCCTGTGCCGCCCGGTCCGGGCGGGCCACCGCGAGGGCCACATCGGCTTCAGCCGCCAGAGCTTCGGGGAGCGCCGCCGCGTACCGCTCGGCCTCACGGGCCACGTCGTCCAGGTCCACGTCTGCCAGGGTGGGCGGGAGCTCCAGCAGGGCCTCCAGGCGGCCCGGCGTGCCCGCCGCCTGCCCCATCCGCGCCCAGGCGGCCGCCAGATCGACGTGCAGGTCCGCGCCGGGCCGCAGGCGAAGCCAGTCCCCGCGTTCCAGGAACACGCCGCTGCGTGCGCCCTCCTCCAGCACCTGCCCCAGCGCGTGCAGCGTCACGCGGAAGTTCCGCTCGCCCACGCCAGGGTCGGCGTCGGGGAACAGCGCCTCCTGCGCCGCCTCGCGCGGCAGGCCCGCCGGGTGCACGGCCAGCAGGGCCAGGAGGTCGCGGGCCTTCGCGCGGCCCCACTCGCGCACCCGTCCGTCCTCGCGCAGGACCGCCACGCGGCCCAGCACCTGCACCTGCACCTCGAACCCCGGCGTGTCCGCCGGGTCCGGCACCGCCGCGTACCCCAGCTCGCGGGCCGCCGCCGCCAGCGCGCCGCGCGCACCCGGCTGCGCCTCGGCCAGGCGGGCCAGCAGCGCCGCGCGGCCCGCGCGGGACGCGACCGGCGCGAACAGGGACGGGCGGCCCAGCAGGAACGGGTACGCCGCCACCGCGTGCGCCGCCGCCCCGGCATGCCCCGCGTCCAGTGCGAACAGGGCCAGCGCCGCCGCCGCCTGCCCGAAGGCGTCCCCGCACGCGCCGAACAGCGCCGCCGCCTGCCGCAGCCCGTCCGGTGCCTGAGCCGCGAGCGGACCCTGCGCCAGCCCCAGCGCGGCCGTCAGGACCAGCAGGCCCTCCATGTAGCGGTCCCCGCCGGTCTGCCCCCGCGCCTCGGCCGTCAGGGCCTGCGCGCGCGGGCCGTCCCCCGCGCGGCCCGCCAGCGCCGCCAGTCCCATCAGGGGTTCCACC
The Deinococcus sedimenti DNA segment above includes these coding regions:
- a CDS encoding 3-hydroxybutyrate dehydrogenase; this encodes MTQDTHKQGRAALVTGGTSGIGLAIAQRLAQDGLRVAVLDLDRPQAREVARAHGLAFVGADLSRREDCRRAVDEAVAALGGLDVLVNNAGFQHIDPIAEFPEDTWDAMLHVMLTAPFLLSKYAWPHLTRSGQGRIVNVASIHGHVASPFKSAYISAKHGLIGLTRTAALEAGEQGLTVNAICPGYVRTPLVEGQIADQARTRGLTVQEVEQKVMLEPAAIKRLLDPEDVAALASYVVSPAAWGMTGAVLDLDLGWTAR
- a CDS encoding CAP domain-containing protein codes for the protein MQTAQRTLGALAALVALGLPATAQSTAEQQLIKQLNQVRAQGVTCPGSGTRPVAGGLTFTPALSAAARMQAGYMSATGRITHTGANGSTPRVRAASTGVNAVSVTEIVFMGGSQNPESAIRWWLQSPVHCFWMNERRYTHVGAAVVQGSRGTAYVMVLSSQPR
- a CDS encoding M3 family metallopeptidase, translating into MTATQPEATGVSNPLLNVGFRIPFDRIRPEHAEGAVDTLLAQTQAKLEALASSGERNFANFMADLDTLTEQLDTVNTIVHHLDGVISSPEWHAAKMAILPKASEFYTKLSLHPGLWAALKAFAETPEAAALDPVRARHLKLTIDGFRREGADLEGADKERLLALNTRLAEVTSEFSKNVLDEIAAFEMYVPTERLAGVPQRVQDATRRDAEAKGKDGHRLTLHAPVLLPVLTYAEDREVRRDLWLANSRTGQQEGRDNRPLIREILKLRREKAQLLGFKDFADYVLQDRMAGSGARALAFERDLDARTRPAYERENEELRAFHREQVGADAPELEAWDVTYWAEKQRQVKYDFDEEALRPYFPMDGVLAGLFEITRHVFGITVAESEAPGWHPEVRYYTIHDETGTHIASFYTDWFPRDSKRGGAWMNAFITGGPREHGVEPHLGLMCGNMTPPDGDTPALLSIREVETVFHEFGHLLHHALSRVEVRSLSGTSVPWDFVELPSQIMENWVMERGALDLFARHYQTGETIPQDLFDRMVAARNYRAANAAMRQYSFGLTDLSLHVEFDPDSDTDHVAYARDLMATFQPTPLPDHYAQIAAFNHLFSSPVGYGAGYYSYKWAEVLDADAFSRFAQEGIFNRDTGRAFVDSVLSRGNSADPAELYREFMGRDPDADALLRRSGLL